The nucleotide window TCCCATGGATGCAAATGTAGCAAAACCAGAAGACAAATAAAGTAAAGATGTCGTCATTACACTGTCCAAAAAAGTCCCAAAGCAATAATTCTTCTCTATTTTCAGAAGAGCAATTTAGCTTATGAAGCACTCACCCTTCTTACAGGCCTATCAGCAGTGCTTAAGGAAGGTGGATTCAGGGTTAGAAGCTCTTTTTTAGCTTGAGTTGAACAAATCTGCCTAAACTTGACAAAATTAGAAGCCCATTCATTCATATACAGAATTTACATATACAGTTCTCACCTCTATGGAATAAgcacaaaaaagcaaacttttttcTATGCATAGAAATGAATGATGGTACATCATAGGCATTATGTAGATTTCTGACACAAAATTAGATTAACAGGATTGTGAGCACATCTCTTAATAGACtgttagaattaaaaaaaaaaattaaaaccctcCCAGGTATCATATATAAGATCAATCTTATTTTTGAAACACAGTGCACTGCTGATCAAgaaggagacagagaggcaaaatgaaacttttttctGAGTAACTCATAAAATTAAATAGGTATAGAtttcatatttgaaaaaatgatacataaatgaatatttaacaCATTTTGAAGTTGGCaatatctaaaatattttgatggaGATAAACATGAAAGATTTTATAGGATTCATAATATTTACCTCAGTAATTTCTATCCTTCTTGTAAGTTCatcaagagaagaaaagctgtcATCTAGTGATAAAGCTTCCAGGGAGTTGTAAGATGCTCGTTCAGATGAAATATCTGGAAGAGTGTCAAAGTCCTCTTGGTTTGCTAAGTTTGCAGATTCTTCAGTGTCTATTATGTTACCATTCAAATATCTCAGAAATAAATCTTCTTGCTCATTATTGACtttctcctgtcctgctgctctctgtatTTCCTTGGACACCTGTGAATGGGCAGTACTGTCATGTTCAGACACTTTATTACACCCAGAGCATTCATCTGATGCAGTTCTGTCCCATGAAGACtgttcatcatcatcatcaggCTGTATCTCTTGCTGCTTCAAATCACTGTTTCCAAGCTGGCCACAAGCAACTTTTGAAGACCCAGCAGCATGTTTTGATCTGAGCAGATTTCTATCAGCTGGCACATCTTCATCAGAAGGAACCAAATCAGTAGGCATATAATCAGCATCTGTTGAAGCCAAAGCATCTACCATTGGCTCAAGAGGGAGCTTTGCTCCAGGCTCCCCAGCCCCTTCTATTTTTGCTGCATCCTTGGAGAGCTGTCTTTCCCTCGGCTGCAGACTGTTATCTTTACTGGCATCCCCAGATGATAAACAGCCCGAGGAAGGCCTGCCCACTGTCCCTGTGGACTGGGTGTGTGGCTCCAGTGTTgatccagcactgcagtgctgctcctccatgTGGTCCTTTCCTGCAGCTACCCGAAGCcttgctgcctctgcctgtctctcagttttgttttcaccTGGGCAAACAGCGCTCAGCTGTTTATCTTCTTTCTTTGGTCCAGCGCCAGCACAAGTTTCAGTACCTAAGTGCAGTAGGAAAAACAGTTCCAGAGTTTTTAAATGATTCAAAGCATCAGCCCAGGGGGGAAAGAGTATACTGTGATTTGATAACATTGTAACCTAATGCTTCAAAATGCTCTCCCATAAAGGGCAAGCATTTTATGCTCTGGTCAGGATAACTTTTGTTAGCAGCCTCTGACCCCtgaattggggaaaaaaatagtatttgcaCACATTCTTGCAGGTGAAGCACATGATTTAGTGTCCTTCTGAAAAAAGCTACTCCCAATATGTAAGCAGATATCTTTCTGAACAGTCACTTTTCTTCTAATGGATATTTTAGGTGAGTCATCTCACAGAGGCCTGGAGTTCAAGAAAATGAACTTAATTACAGAAAACTGTATCTTGATGCCAGTGTATCTATCACCTAGGGAGATatatgcattttctttaaagaagctgaaatcatattaatttaataaattttaaatttgtaatCATTAGCTCCTTTGGttaacattaaattaaatagaaattacaTTTCCCATAAATGGACAGCATAAAAAGATGCTGCTTTTTGGATCAGTAAATTAatttacatattaaaaatacaatttgatgcaatttatttctgtcttcataTTTTCaatacatataaaaattattttttcttatctgAAATTTCAGAGACACAAGAAGTTCTACACAGTTTGTGAATTCACCTGCTGTTGGCATGATCTGTTGATGAAGGAGTAGATGGTTAGCCCAAGTTGTCTATGAAATTATTAGATATTTATCATTACAAGAAAGCCAAAACTCTGTTTTTAGgcttaaaaagagagaaaggggctgtcaagaattaaaataaaagtaagctAGCCATGacagaaaatgccttttattccacactttttaaaaactaagtTAAGAGTATGTTATAATAGGACTACTGTTGCAGTAATAGTAATAACCTCAATCAACAAATTAATAACTTTAGAAAACACTTATTTGTATTTTTGGCACAGTAAAGAGCAGAAAGGTCTTATGAACAGATTAATAAAGATATCAAAAAATGCCCTTCTTAACTAACTGAGTTCTCTATgccatttttattctttctcacCTGTTAAAACCTCTCTTAAAATGTGAGCCATTCCCTGAACTTGTTACACAAAATAGTCACATTCATTAAAGTAAATGTTCGCATTAATTCATTGTactaaattttattaaattccaAACTATCCCCCTTTTAATGGACAATGAAATGAAAGGTAGCACAGAAAAGACAGacttgaaaattgaaaaagatAATATCCAAGGAAATCAAAATGTGGAAGAAGTATCAGAATGACATTAACAGAAAGAAAGAGTACAAGGAACCTAACTTCTGGAAAACACCGACAGAATAGGTGTGAGAcagagactttttaaaaattagacaTAGATGAGTAGATAGCTCAAGGGATTTGTAATGAGATACTGAGCCCTTCACATACAGGTCATGAGTTCAAACACAGCCTGGATTATTGGTACAAGATTTTATTACCATCTGTCAATTTTTCCTAGTGGATACATCCACATCACAACAGGCATCTTTGTTGGCAGCCTCAACTGCAACAAAGATTAAATGGAATCGGAAATTAAATCAGATTCTTTACTGTGAAAGGTGTCCCTTGAGCTCAGGGCACTGTTCCTAAGAAGGTAATAAATGATCCTAGCACTGTTATCTAACCACAGATGTACAAGAACTGGGATGCAATGATCATTCACATCAGGTTTTCAGCAGTGTTCAATATTTATGACTACTTTAGGGAACCCTTGCCCACTACAGACTGAAGGCAAGTTAAGACAAATACTTGAAGACTTAATTAGAAAAGATGCCTTTGCTACACTAAGTTAACTGAAGACACCTACCTAGGGCACTAATTCTTACCTGACTGACAGAAGTACAACCAAGTGTCTACTGAAAATTTTTTAGCAACAAAAGCACTTgtggtaatttaaaaaatggtttcTTTTCCCCCTAACAGAGTTGCATTAGAATGCACACTTGGTTTGCTCATCACAGAAACCTGCAGGCACCACTTGATCCTGTTAATCCAAGACAGCCTAGCAGACAGAGTATTCATCTACAGTAATCTACCAATGGAGAATTCACACTTCTCCATCCTTGTCCTTCTTCccaattaaaaacaaatcccaTAGAAACTAAATGAAAATAGGGTGTAAAGAATTCCTCCCCATCCTGGAAATGAGTCTAAACTATATGTACACGCTGCAAACTTAAGCTAAGAGCTTTGttaaattcagtatttcattAGGAAGGTTTTCATGAAACACATTAATTTATCTTTAGTTAACACTAAGGCTATTAGGTTTCTGCTTTCAGtcagaaactgaagaaattCATGGGTAAAGGATGTACCAAATCTCATCTTTTAATATACACACACAGTATTAAGGACCAAATTCTCTCTGTTGGTAAATTCAGAGTGAAAATCTGCCAGAAAGTAAAATGTAATAGAACAGACCATTCACAACCCTTGCTCAGAAGGGCAGAAAACTAATTAGGTGGTGTCCCAGGAATCTTCACTGGATGACTTCTTATAAAGCTGTTTGTTGGTCTCTGTAGCCCCAGGAGAGAAGAATGTGAATTCTTAGGATCAACTGCCTACAGAGGCTCAAACTGTATTTCCATATACCTGAGCAGATCAACTGAATAATTTTTGCTTCAGATTACCAGGGAAGTTTGATTTTACTTCAAAGATGCTACTATAGTGCAGTGCAACTTTCCCTACAATTGTAATATAGATATTGCTACAATGCATTTTATGTATTCTTACTGGTAACTGCTACATAAATTCTTATTAAATATGAATCCATATGAAGGCCAGGTCTCAAAACACTTGAGagtttccttttcctgtctTACTGTAAGTCAGACTTCCACTACAAGCAGCTAAATGAGTTAAGTAGTTCTTCCTGTGGTTTGGCGGATACATGTATAAGAAAAGTATAACTTTACATGTTTACTTctcatctttaattttttttttttttttttttttttttttttttttttttttttttttttttttttgttgttggtagagaaaaaaaactaaccTAAAAAGCAGAAGTCTAGCATTCTAAGTTTTCAGTGATCAGGCCCATGTGTTTAGGCTACTGCTGAAAAGGTTAAATATTAGGAACTGTATGTTTATTATAATATAGAATTCTGCTAGGGTTAGGCAAAATCAAGAACCAGCCCCAAATAGTAATATTGCTTCTAGTCCTGAGGTGGACTAGAATTACCTGAATGCTATTTCAGATTATGAATCACCTTTGTCAAATTTCTGTACTGGTTCATACTGATGCCTTCCCTACCCAAATCCTTCTAACTGCAACAAAACCCATTCATCCCCATGCTACTGATGCACTGACACTGAAGGGCAGCAGAAGCTAATGACCACATGCTGCCTGAACAGCTGCTCACATTTGTCAGGGAGAGAATTCACTGCTTCCTCAAAACACACTCATCTTGGGAAAAGCATCTTTAGCAAATCTCAACCATTTAAATTCGAGTTAGGGTGGAAATATTCCTATCTTTGTATTGAAAGTACTTAGCACTGCTAAAAAATTCTCAGCAGAACTGCTTTTTATTGGATGACACAGCTTTAATAATTTACCAACATTTCACAGGAACCCAAAGATTTTGATGATATTTTGACAAGATTTACATTAAGAGAAAGGCATGAAAAGATCCATTTGCACCATTAATTCCTTCCACATTAAGTCAAGATGTTATACTAGAGTATTCCAACATTGTAACAAAATGCTCCTGAATTCAGAACGTTCAAATGTTCAGAAATTCTGCTCTCCAGAGAGCTTTAGTTCCCACTTGGAATAAAATCAGAGGAAAACTCTaactgtctcttttttttccatgggaatttcCAAccagccaaaaataaaaagcattgtGTTCTTTTGATCTGCTTTCTGAGCTGTAGAACAtgtttgtttcatgtttttaatgctttatGTTTAGTTAGGTTACAAGAATAAAAGTGGGGGAAAGGCAGTAGAGGGGTCATGGTAAAAGAGCAAGGAGGATCCACACATAGAGAACTGTGACTCTGTATCTTCATTAATTTCTGATTCTCCTGAATATGCTGGCTGATACACATTTGTAGGATAGTTTAGGTTCAAAGGGATCTCCTAGGATCACTTAGGCCAGTTCTCATCTTCTGAGGAATTCTAGCTGGTTTTGAGGAAAGGTGCTGAGCTTAAGCCAATTTTGGCAACCAGAATATGGCAAAATACCAGAAACTTTTTGctcagagagaggagagatAAAGCACAGACTGGTTGTCTACCAATATTCTTTCCCACTCTGTCCCCATTTTAACAACTCATTAATTTGTAAATGCTTCATAAGAACCCAAAGATTCTGACAAATTACTCAAACAAAATGGCCACTGCCCcaaggcagaaaaaggaaaatgaggctGACATAAAAGTATATATTGAAAACAATTAAATGAATGTTCTCTTCCAGACCCCCCCAAAGGCTTCATAATCTTCTGTGTTGcttcagaaaaatgcatctcAAAATCAGTACACTGCATGTAACTTAAAACTAACTATACTCCATTGCCACAATTCAGAATGTCTGTTGACTACCTagtatatatttgtatatatacaaATTATGCATTTTATCTTTAGTTTTATACAATTTTGTAGCTTAAATAAGCTACTATAAATGCATGCACatttaagactttttttatGGAGGCTATAATTACTTTATAATTATGAATATCAGTTACTAACTAAAATTGCATTATTTATCCATtgtgctgagaaaaaaaattatccattGTGCATCTGTAATGATACAACAAATGCTGTAGCTTCAAATGAAATAGCTTCCTTGTATTTATAGGAATATGCCATTGCagtaatatttaaaacaaatgtatGCACAtgtacatacatacacacataccTGATTTAAGAACAGTAGCTTCTCTTTCCTTTAAAGTTCTGGATTCCATTAACTGAGGTAAATGACTGCTTTCCCATATATTTTCTGCAGTTACTAGCTGTAAAATATGATAGTATTACCTGTAATTTTTGGAATTAAACAGGAATGCTGTGACTTTTTGAGACATTCAAACTTCAAAAAGCTTCTAAATTTGAAAGATTTTAcctaatatttaaaatatatttattacaaATTTTTGACAAAGCAGAATTCAATTAAACAGCTGCTTACCTTATTTTTGGATGCCTGTGGCCTGCagcaacaaaggaaaaaagaataaattaaacaaGCTAGTGACAACATTCTTCATAATAAATGTAAGTGAAATCTTAGAAACCTTTGCTCTGCTCTAAAATTAGCACTGAAATTTTCTTCCATTGTCAGCCTGCTAGCATAATTTCAAGCACACATCTGTACTTCCATGAACATCATCAGAAGACCAATTAGCCCTAACATTATTCCACCTAATTGAGAAAGCAGTCAGAAGAAAATTTACTGCAACATATCAAGCAACGTACATTCCTGTAAAAGATCATGCTCTGAAGAAACTCTACCAATTTTAAAGATCAAATAAGAACTTGATATCTACTACTATTTAAAATAGTGATCGCTATAAAAGAGACTGAGGAATTAAACACCCTCCCCAAAAAACATATTTGCCTCTCCACAGATGGGacattttctggattttctaaggtacagcagctcccactgactCTATTCAGATTCACAGGTGAATCaatgctgctcacagccagTGTGGACTTTGCCAGCTGGATAGAGATTCATGCACAATGTGATTTATCACACACAATCTGTCTTACAGTCTTTCAGCAATGAAGATAAAATGTGGAGCATTTTACATAAAgctactgaaaaaaacaactggAGAGACAAGGGAAGAGTACTGATGTTCTTATTCTCTAACAAAAACTTCAAAAAGTTACATGGACTTTTAAATTGTACCATTTAAACTTCAAATAAGAGACACTCAAAACTATTTTTAGAGAGCAAACATGTCCAGTATGCAGCTGTAAACCCTGAGTATCAGAAAGTTACATTACATTCAAttacaaaagcaaaatgctCACTTTTCCAAGACCTGCATgctattcattaaaaattaaagtgtaattttaattaaaaagtaaaatgagtTTAAagcttagggaaaaaaaccctatacAAAACAATAGAAGCAAATAAGCTTTTGCCTAGAGAGATTGACACAGCAATAATATTAAATACAGAGCACTGATCATGGCAAATGAACACAAGCTTTAATTTTTATCAAAGTGCAGGGTTTCTCAGAATAGGGAATGatatttcaaaactgaaaagaaggagaaagcagTTATTCTCAACAAGGTGACAAGCCAGGTGACAACAGGGAGGTGCTGCTCGTTGCAGCATACAAATCCCAGCAGACCTGAGCCTCAGCCTTTCTGTGGCTTGCATGGTtgtgtgcagggagctgaggcagctgcagggctcagtgcaacccctcagcagctccagtgctACACCTGCCCCCTCTTCTTCTGGGAATGCAGGAATGCCCTTCCAGGGCCTCCCTCCCAAAGGCATTCAGAGTACacataaaaaaatccctgcatgGATTCTGGCAATCAGCCACGGTGTTTTCAAACGTTGATAGCCAAATAATACTCTTTATGAGCAACAGGAGCATTTTGGCTTTTGTTATATCCGGATTGACTAAGCCAATGTAAATGTACTAGAGAAAGTTCTCTCTCTCCATCTAATTGAGAGCATCTTGCCTGTCATAGGCAGGCCTTTGAATGTGGTTAGTTCCCTTATTGCTGTTGGCTGATCATTTTTCAGCAGCtcatatgatttttttccatctgtgcCTTAAAATCGATGTCTGGACAGCAGGAAATTCACCCATGAAAGAACAGATCTCCTCCTTCCTGACAGGTACAATCCCATACGTGTTAGTACCCAGAAAAGCACCCTAGGCACTGCCCACAAGTTTGTTATACTGGGACACACTGATTCAGGAGGCTGATGGATCAGGCAAAGCTGCCATGAACTGAGATTTCACTGCTCAGAATACTGTCATGCTAGGAAAGTACAGAATCACTGCTTCAAGTAAATGCAACCTATATTAAATCAATAGAAATCAGTAAGATCTACTTTAAGCATTAAGAATTGTcctaaaatgcagaaatttggGAATAAAATCCTATAGGGTAGGTATGGGTGCTGAGGTCTGGCATGATGGACACTTGCATTTTGAAACAATGATTAAACCAGTAAGTATTAAACACAAACACCATCATTAGTTCTACAGTCCCTCTCTTCCTGAATTCACACTATTCAGTTTTCCCTTTGGTTGAAATAATAAAACTCAAAAATTCAGTTCTGGAAAACTGATGATTTGCTAAAATGAGTTCAGATTTAGTCTTTACACATTCCTCAAACAATATTAAAACAACGTGAAAACTGatggtaaaaatattttagttacaTATCAGAAAGAACCAGCACTTTATAACCAAATTCAAGTCAATGATGCAACTTTTATTTTGACactgattattttaaaacaccCATGGATGGCAAGGAGACAACACCTGCAGTAACATATTAGTTTGAGGAGTAATAATACTTTTTTATACTTACTGCTGATGTGAGGTGCAAACTCTAGTAAGCTTTTCCAGTTCTTGGCCACTCAGTTCTTTATCTGAATTCCTCAGTGTTGTAACTGGACTGGGAActgctgttttccattttctttctaaattaaatcaaaataatttttactcaAGATACTATAAAAgtagtttaaaatttaaaaaaataggttAAActaattaatggaaaaatattgtCAACTTTTCTGTGTATGTTCTACAGTCTCGTTTGAGACTATGGAGAACAGCATcctattcttttattttcatcacaTCACACTTACCAACCATAGCCCAAAAATAAGCTTGGAAGAATTGTGGATCAAAGTCCTGATtaacagaataaataattacaaactaTCAGCATCTTTATAATTAAACGTGTGCAAACAAATTCAAAGCAGGAATACTCTTCTTGTAACAATCTCAGAGAAATTCTGATATAAATGCTGCTTTTGCTATGTAACTTTTTTAGCCTGGAAATGTAACTCTATTACTTAGAAATACAAACTAAAGCTTTTCTTCTACCATATTAGTTTAGCTGGTACTCACCCCACTGTTCCTGTATGGAAGAAAGATTTGCAAGCAGCTGCTCATGATAAAGTCGTTCAAGCTGAATGAACTTCATGGCCTTCTCATCTTAATGGAAGGTTAAAGGCAAATGCACATATGTGGACATGGTATGACTTACTTATAATTGCCATTATATTTGAAAGGGAAGTAATTATACACTTGAAATCTGAAATAAGtgaatgaaaattaataatgtCTAAAATCCCGATTTCcgtgcaagaaagaaaaaaaaatagcagacaTGAAAATGGCaggaaagaagtaaaataagttgagaaacattaaaaaaatgaaaatcctgCTCTTTTCAGCAGCCTCTTCCCATGTGCCTGAAGCACAACaagatttttctggaaaagaaattactgaaatgTTATTATGCTGATAACTTTACCAAAAAAGTGAAATCTCtgggaaatgaaaaacaaaacaatgacaCAAATACCAGCACCTATCTCtcaagaaatacaaatatatgcCAATGAGCATGACTAACTGAAAATATGGGTCCTTTCTCCTGACCAGCTGGAGACAGTAGTAAAACAATTGATCCAGCTTCAACTTTTGATAAATACCTGCCCCATTTTCAATCATTGTATGCAACACTGACTGCTGAGTTTACCTTTTGTCTTTCTGAAGATTCTGCTCACTTTTCTTCTATATGAAGAACTCTTTCCCCCTGCTTAGGGTTATCAATATATTAACAAAGTATACTGATAATCACATATTTTACAATAGTCAGGATAATTCTAATTCCACCAAGACTTAATTATTAGTTGTGCTGTTTAAAGCTGTTTAATCAGCTatttgaaatgttattttacaATACAATGAGGATGCAAGTACAGTAGATGAGGCTCTCAGTAATACAGAAAAACCACTTTCCATTATTCATGCTAATTAAAACACTGGAGTAATTATTACAAAAACACAACCAATACTTGTTATTCTGGTTAGCCTCATGCAACAGCATGGCTTATGAACAATATTAATGGAAAGAATATTCTCTGTCTTCAGGAAATCTGTTATTAGAAAGAGAATTACAGATCACAGAGAGAGCCTTAGAGGATCACAGCAATAAACCCTGAATTATTGTTATTATGAGGTTGCACACTGGATGAATTAAAATGTCTGTCATGGATAATTAATACAGTGCAACATGATCAAGTAAGTTCTTTATTAACCTCAGGAAACTGATGGCTGGAGGTACAGTGGAGATATCCTTCataaatatgtattatataGTGGTGTTGAATTCCACACATCAGGTGTacattgcattaaaaatatttcctttgatCAGCTTTAAATAGAGCGCCTTTCAATTAAAGAACTTAGATGAAAGTGGAACTGTTTCTACCAtgtcatttatattttaaatttattgtaTTTCCTCCTGCATCATAATTTACTACAGATTTTTCCATGCCTTTCATTTATGCTgtgaaattcacattttctgaAGGACTGAATTAGGATGACCAAAACAAAAGTGCAGTCTTCTAAAGCAGTgatggatattttattttatatgttgCTTTTATAATATTGCAACTGTTAGCTCTCTGGTTTTATCAACAGGCTACTATAATTTGTCCAGGTTTCTTATGCCTTGTTACTTAGCCTGCTAAACAATTGCCTATTGCTGTGTTTTGTCAGTACAAATAacataataaagaaataatctgTATGCATAAATTCTGTAATATATGATGCATCTTAGTGAATCACATACACCTTAAGGGCTTACCACTGGCCTCTTCTTTTCATGATCTGatcatttttcctttaaggCAAAGAGGAAATCCCAGTCCACCTTTTCTAAAATTCTAACTCAGCTTTGAGGTTTAATATTATTATTCTCTCACACAATTACTGAAATATATCAGAGTAATTATCAGCAGTTCAACTACTACATTTTTTTTACCAAACTTACTTGCATTATCTAGgaacaaatcaaaataaactgGACTATTAAACTGTTCCCAGAAGCAATTACCCATATTTTCCTACAATAATTTCTCAGACTATATTGATATGATTTTGACTAGTTAGCATTCATCAAACATCATTTTGCTATATTGTTTGCAGGTTGCTGATCTCCAtgtgtttgttatttttattccaatCTAGACATTTTTAGTACATATTCTAATCAACTGTTGTGACAATTTTGTCATTACTATAAGTACCCTATTTGATGTAATACATATCCTAACTCTAAATTGGACACTTTCCTGGTTACTAATATTTAGAATAGAAGTTCTGataaaaaagaagttatttgaAAACGTTTTCTTACTTCCTTGCTTATGTCCAGCTACTAATGATTGCATCAGTACAGCTGTTGGAAGTGAATTTATCCCCTAACTCACAGTCCAAATGCTCCTTGTTTGATTAAGGAGGATTTGCTACTATATTGTGCATTCACTCATGGGTAAATTATGGTT belongs to Oenanthe melanoleuca isolate GR-GAL-2019-014 chromosome 3, OMel1.0, whole genome shotgun sequence and includes:
- the CNST gene encoding consortin isoform X1 → MNFSSLNTGLKITGGRLSGSTSNALMDDRDFPPKDLQIDSKDSLPANYRVESLASHLIPSADENENQLDSDGNEVLTSSSIAMGRQDRGEQDNINNNENMDSGVWIPSCKESETERSVNVHMDPQLEEKPTTEKQPAGRRSPRSKRSSSKKSKGISTVGTTAIQEENTLITDSDFVQAEGTVEAKENFSPKDQNQTLQSLFSLLREEVEQMDSKILPLCLHQIAETYFQEEEYEKAMKFIQLERLYHEQLLANLSSIQEQWERKWKTAVPSPVTTLRNSDKELSGQELEKLTRVCTSHQQPQASKNKLVTAENIWESSHLPQLMESRTLKEREATVLKSGTETCAGAGPKKEDKQLSAVCPGENKTERQAEAARLRVAAGKDHMEEQHCSAGSTLEPHTQSTGTVGRPSSGCLSSGDASKDNSLQPRERQLSKDAAKIEGAGEPGAKLPLEPMVDALASTDADYMPTDLVPSDEDVPADRNLLRSKHAAGSSKVACGQLGNSDLKQQEIQPDDDDEQSSWDRTASDECSGCNKVSEHDSTAHSQVSKEIQRAAGQEKVNNEQEDLFLRYLNGNIIDTEESANLANQEDFDTLPDISSERASYNSLEALSLDDSFSSLDELTRRIEITEITPVEGLVSILKKRDDRDGKAIAQVQQRQTKRRVRFQEMEDTLDQDEVSGGSCILLILLCIATVFLSIGGTALYCTFGDMESPVCTEFAANMDFYYTQILQRVEELKHWIAFS
- the CNST gene encoding consortin isoform X2, whose translation is MDDRDFPPKDLQIDSKDSLPANYRVESLASHLIPSADENENQLDSDGNEVLTSSSIAMGRQDRGEQDNINNNENMDSGVWIPSCKESETERSVNVHMDPQLEEKPTTEKQPAGRRSPRSKRSSSKKSKGISTVGTTAIQEENTLITDSDFVQAEGTVEAKENFSPKDQNQTLQSLFSLLREEVEQMDSKILPLCLHQIAETYFQEEEYEKAMKFIQLERLYHEQLLANLSSIQEQWERKWKTAVPSPVTTLRNSDKELSGQELEKLTRVCTSHQQPQASKNKLVTAENIWESSHLPQLMESRTLKEREATVLKSGTETCAGAGPKKEDKQLSAVCPGENKTERQAEAARLRVAAGKDHMEEQHCSAGSTLEPHTQSTGTVGRPSSGCLSSGDASKDNSLQPRERQLSKDAAKIEGAGEPGAKLPLEPMVDALASTDADYMPTDLVPSDEDVPADRNLLRSKHAAGSSKVACGQLGNSDLKQQEIQPDDDDEQSSWDRTASDECSGCNKVSEHDSTAHSQVSKEIQRAAGQEKVNNEQEDLFLRYLNGNIIDTEESANLANQEDFDTLPDISSERASYNSLEALSLDDSFSSLDELTRRIEITEITPVEGLVSILKKRDDRDGKAIAQVQQRQTKRRVRFQEMEDTLDQDEVSGGSCILLILLCIATVFLSIGGTALYCTFGDMESPVCTEFAANMDFYYTQILQRVEELKHWIAFS